The proteins below come from a single Malus domestica chromosome 03, GDT2T_hap1 genomic window:
- the LOC103421892 gene encoding mitogen-activated protein kinase 3-like encodes MADLVPTNGDFAAVPSHGGQYIQYNIFGNLFEITNKYRPPIMPIGRGAYGILCSVLNSETKEMVAIKKIANAFDNHMDAKRTLREIKLLRHLDHENVIAIKDVIPPPLRREFSDVYIAMELMDTDLHQIIRSNQGLSEEHCQYFLYQILRGLKYIHSANVIHRDLKPSNLVLNANCDLKICDFGLARPTAENELLTEYVVTRWYRAPELLLSSSDYTAAIDVWSVGCIFMELMNRKPLFPGKDHVHQMRLLTELLGTPTESDLGFVRNEDARRYIRQLAPLPRQPLERLFPHVNPMAINLIDRMLTFDPTKRITVEQALAHPYLERLHDIADEPICTKPFSFDFEQQPLGEEQMKDMIYREAIALNPEYA; translated from the exons ATGGCAGACCTCGTTCCCACTAACGGCGATTTCGCGGCGGTCCCGTCCCACGGCGGCCAGTACATCCAGTACAACATCTTCGGCAATCTCTTCGAGATCACCAACAAGTACCGCCCTCCGATCATGCCGATCGGCCGCGGCGCATACGGCATCCTCTG CTCGGTTTTGAATTCGGAGACGAAGGAGATGGTGGCGATCAAGAAAATCGCCAACGCTTTCGACAATCACATGGACGCCAAGCGCACGCTCCGCGAGATTAAGCTGCTTCGCCATTTGGATCACGAAAAT GTCATAGCTATCAAGGATGTGATTCCTCCACCTCTAAGGAGAGAATTTTCAGATGTGTACATTGCCATGGAACTCATGGATACCGACCTGCATCAAATTATTCGCTCAAATCAGGGTTTATCGGAGGAGCATTGTCAG TACTTCTTGTATCAGATTCTGCGAGGGCTGAAATACATACACTCGGCGAATGTTATTCACAGAGACTTGAAGCCTAGCAACCTCGTGTTGAATGCCAATTGCGATCTTAAGATATGTGATTTTGGCCTTGCTCGTCCGACTGCAGAAAACGAGTTATTGACAGAGTATGTTGTCACCAGATGGTACAGGGCACCTGAGCTTCTGTTGAGCTCTTCAGACTATACTGCTGCAATCGACGTGTGGTCTGTGGGTTGCATCTTTATGGAGCTTATGAATAGGAAGCCTTTGTTTCCAGGCAAAGATCATGTGCATCAGATGCGCCTATTGACAGAG CTTCTTGGAACACCAACTGAGTCTGATCTTGGGTTCGTTCGGAATGAGGATGCTAGAAGATATATAAGGCAGCTCGCCCCGCTTCCCCGTCAGCCATTGGAGAGGCTTTTCCCACATGTTAATCCCATGGCCATTAATCTCATTGACAGAATGTTGACGTTTGATCCTACTAAAAGGATAACTG TAGAACAAGCATTAGCCCATCCTTACCTGGAAAGACTACATGACATAGCTGATGAACCAATCTGCACTAAGCCGTTCTCCTTTGATTTCGAGCAACAACCCTTGGGAGAAGAGCAAATGAAAGATATGATTTACAGAGAGGCTATAGCACTCAATCCAGAGTATGCTTGA
- the LOC103421903 gene encoding large ribosomal subunit protein eL38z/eL38y-like, translated as MPKQIHEIKDFLLTAKRNDARNVKIKRTKDAVKFKVRCSKYLYTLCVFDFEKADKLKQSLPPGLNVQDL; from the coding sequence ATGCCGAAGCAGATCCATGAGATCAAGGATTTCCTTCTAACTGCAAAAAGGAATGATGCCCGCAATGTCAAAATCAAGAGGACCAAGGATGCTGTCAAGTTCAAGGTTCGGTGCTCCAAGTACctttacacactttgtgtgtttgATTTCGAGAAGGCCGACAAGTTGAAGCAATCTCTTCCTCCAGGTTTGAACGTTCAGGACCTTTGA